The DNA region ACCTTTCTCCATTGAGTGTTATCTCCCCATTTAGCCATAATATAAACCGGTGACTCATTCCAACCGAACGCATCAGTCATCAATGACATGGTAAAGCCAATGTCGTATGGTTTCTTTTCTACAACATTGTCAATGCAACCAGTTACCTCCAGCCAATTTACTTGTATAAGTTCTGCACCATCATTTCTgtaattcaaatatatatttaattacaATGTTAGCTCAAACTACAAATTAAATACGTAGTAGTAACACGTTCAATATGAAAAACTTAATTAGATTTGGTATGCCCAATCTTACTCGTATTTGGGTAACCTCCAAAAGCGCTTATCGTTTCCCCAAATAATATTAAGAGCTTTGGGATATACTATATAACCCTGCAAGCaacgaaaaaaattattatttgtcAAAGAACGttaatcttcaaaaaaaaaaaaaacatgaaccAAGTATAATGCAAGAAGCAAAATAATGGGAGAACAAGAATTGCAATATTGGAAGAAATGCATGAAATTTCGTGCACCTTTTCTGTTTTACAGAATGCGTGATTGCCTTGATAGTGAAACTTTGAAGCCATTTGCTATATAAGTTGAACTCACAAAATTACAAAGAATGTGGAGATTTGAGTGCCTTATAATAATTTGGCCTACAACAatcagatatatatatagacatgaaATTTCATGCACCTTCCAGCTACATGCATGCACTCGCCGAAAATAGGAAAGGGAATCAAGTCATACGCGGACGAGGCATTTAGCTAAGAATACCACCAACCAATGTAGAAATGTCCTAAACTAAAGTCATATGAAACTTCAAGACGACATATTTGATGTTTTGTCAATAAATTGAGTgcatattaaataattttaaaatattgatacATGTTAAATAGTGATGTCCAAATAAGGTACTCCGTGATATTTTTACGAAGGAAATGCTTTAATTATCCATTACGTGGGGTTACCCAGTGCAAATCTGAACTAATCAGACCAAGGGCGAAGCTAGTACCCACAATACGTGTTCGGACGAACTCAGTAGCTATTGCTCAAATAGTGTATTTGTGTAaagaattcattaaatatgtttaaatatttaatttaggACTTAGTTTTTACTACTTAAAGTTGTCATTCTAAAATGCGGAACCCGTAAAATTGAAATATTGATTCAGCTTCTTAACAAGACCAATTAGTTTCGAGCTCTGGAGACTATCGGACCgagaaaaaaagttaaaaatataaGTACTCTGTAGTCCGTTCTATAAGTTGTCAAAAATTGAATGCATGAAGCTAGAACCGTTCTTTGTTTTTGTACTAGAGATTGAGCACAAATTGAATAATACATACACCCACTACTAAATGGCTTTTGTATATTCTCACACGGTAAGTACTGGCCCCCTGGAAACAGCTTCCATTGCTTATAACttatttcacttttagccctTTTCTCATTGCCTTTTTTAATTCAACTATCACTTGATCCTAGTAGCCCAAATTACCTCGAGTGAAGTCATAACTTTCTAAAGTTCGAATAAAAAGTTGGGAAAATTTCCTATGCAGGTAACATTACAACCTTATTTACCTATAATACCAGTAAAATTGTTTTTACAGAACATACCAGTAGTTTGATTACCAACAATATATAAATAGGATAAACAAGAGTAGGATACCTTTTACCTTTAATAGGATCACTCTTTCTAGGCATTGTTTTTAGGGATCTACCGTTACCTTCTTTCAAGATTCATAATCTTCCTTCcaataagaaatttctagaggaagAATTACCAAAAGaggaaaaatataaatcatacaATTTTAGCATTTGACAAAtacaatataaatataaaacatGTTTATATACTCTTCTGTTCGAAGAATAAACTTAATCTTTAGAGGAAGAATTAATAGAAGAGGAAAAATATAAATCGTACAATTTCAGCAACTGAGAAATAcaagataaaaaaaagaaaaaaaagaaaagtatactcTAATGTGAAAAAATGAACCgattattatatacaaaaaaatacagTTAAAATACAAAATCGaatgtgaaaaaaaatgaaatcgaatgtgaaaaaaatgaacttataactaatatatacaaaaaaatacagTAATAATACAAATACATACATACTCCCAAAAATGAGATAAAAAGCTTATATCAATAGCTAGAACCtaaaatacaataagaaatacaaactatatatatatagacacacacacacaaagaaTGCAATAATaatacaaacacatataccCCCAAAAATGAGATAAAGAACTTGTATCAATAGCTACAACATACAAAACTAAAATATATGAAGTATATTTTGATGACAAAGAAgtaatatatacaaaaagatacagtaaaaatacaaaatcaaatGTGAAAAGAATGAACCTATAAttgatatatacaaaaaaaataattatagtaaTAACACAAACAGAAGAATTTTGGGAGAAAAGGGCAGTTAGGGAAATCACAAGAATTATGGGAGAAAATGTTTGTTTCGGAtggggctcc from Lycium ferocissimum isolate CSIRO_LF1 chromosome 2, AGI_CSIRO_Lferr_CH_V1, whole genome shotgun sequence includes:
- the LOC132048129 gene encoding protein PHLOEM PROTEIN 2-LIKE A9-like codes for the protein MASKFHYQGNHAFCKTEKGYIVYPKALNIIWGNDKRFWRLPKYENDGAELIQVNWLEVTGCIDNVVEKKPYDIGFTMSLMTDAFGWNESPVYIMAKWGDNTQWRKVNLTTEKDKKMIQKTITITKGKGNADDKLCFGLYEVWNKKWKGGLKIHCVNLTERS